One window of Perca flavescens isolate YP-PL-M2 chromosome 15, PFLA_1.0, whole genome shotgun sequence genomic DNA carries:
- the hcrt gene encoding hypocretin neuropeptide precursor, whose amino-acid sequence MTPLHTSQKMPWFPINFQKAAGMDMSNKKVLVLVLMLLLSHLACNAHSTSECCRQPARSCHLYALLCRSGSKNLGGTLTGDAAAGILTLGKRNEDEHLLQSRLHQLLQGSRNQAAGILTMGKRTEERAGDQYMDWMAQSGSIIKTPLPVLS is encoded by the exons ATGACTCCCCTTCACACAAGCCAGAAGATGCCGTGGTTCCCCATCAACTTCCAGAAAGCTGCTGGGATGGACATGTCTAACAAG AAAGTCTTGGTGCTGGTTTTGATGTTGCTGCTGTCTCACCTGGCCTGTAATGCTCACAGCACGTCTGAGTGCTGCAGACAACCAGCTCGCTCCTGTCACCTCTATGCATTGCTGTGTCGCTCCGGCAGCAAGAACTTAGGGGGAACACTCACAGGAGACGCCGCCGCTGGCATCCTTACTCTGGGTAAACGGAATGAAGATGAGCATCTCCTGCAGAGCCGACTCCACCAGCTCCTCCAAGGATCCAGGAACCAAGCAGCAGGGATCCTGACTATGGGGAAGAGGACTGAAGAGAGGGCTGGAGACCAGTATATGGACTGGATGGCTCAGTCAGGATCTATCATCAAGACGCCACTGCCTGTTTTAAGTTAA